In Microbulbifer sp. THAF38, the sequence CGCTCTGCAATGTCCTGATCATATCTGCCCGCTGTAACAACCAGAGTCTCTATCTGTGTCTCATTACCGTAAGAAAAGTCAGAAGGAAAACATAACCAGACAGATACAAAAAATAATGAGGCTTCTTTTATTCCATGGGCCATTTTCAACTTTCCCAAACTCCCTATAAATGATTTATTTTTATCGTCGAATGTTTCCCTTAAAACCTGATTATATCGGAAACAGCTCTTACAAAAGAAAAGGGCGATCTACCGCTCAGCCCACCCCCAAGCTTCATAAAACGCGTTTCCTCCATTCTCAGCTATATCTTTTCTATTGACCACCTAATGTGTGCATCAACAAGCAAGCGTCCCAGGCGGCGCTAGAGTTTAAAACCCAAAGCTATTTTTAAAGGAATATCATGGCCTGGTTCTACTTAATACTCGCTGGACTATGCGAAATTGGTTGGGTGCTGGGACTGAAAATTTCACAGGGAAGTAACACCCGCCTTCTGGGTGTGGTTATGGCTATGGTATTTATTGGGATCAGTGGATTTCTGCTGTGGCTGGCGCAGCGGGAGATACCTATTGGTACTTCCTATGCGGTCTGGACTGGAATTGGTGCCGCCGGAGCCTTTGCGGTAGGGGTGCTGTTCTTTGGAGACTCCACCAGCCTTGGACGCTATCTGGGAGTTTTGCTCATTATCTTGGGCGTTGTCACTTTAAAACTCTCTCATTAATTGAGAAGCACCCGGGAAAGTTCCCAGGTGCCAGTTCGATTAATTCTCTGAATATTTGCGTTTACGCGCCTGATTTTGCACAGATCGATACATCTGGGATAACGCTCTGTCCCCTGCCCGTTTCTGCGCCAGAGTTTGACCGTTACGGCTTAGTTCCTGTTGCAGTTTTTGCCAATTTCGCAAGCGCCGATCATCCAGCGAACCGCCCGTTATTGCCTCTTGTACCGCACAGCCTGGCTCTGACTGGTGCTGGCAGTCAGAGAAGCGACAGTCCCTGGACAAGGCCGCAATATCGGAGAAAGTCTCCGCTACGCCATCTTCAACATGCACCAACCCCAGCTCCCGCATTCCAGGGCTATCGAGTAACAGCGCTCCCCAACTCAGGGAGTGAAGAGAGCGTTTCCTTGTAGTGTGACGCCCTTTACTGTCGGCTTCGCGAATGGTCCCAGTCTCAGCCAGGGATTCGCCAGACAGCGCATTTAGCAAAGTGGATTTTCCCACTCCAGAAGAACCTAACAGCGCGATAGTTTCCCCAGGTAAGCACCACTGGCGCAGCTGTGCCACGCTTTCTCGATCCAGGCTATTGACCAGTGCAACAGGTAATTCACCGAATGGGCGCAAAGCCTGAAGAAAAGGGGCAATGTCTTCACACAGATCGGCCTTAGTCAGAATCAGGTGTGGGCTGCAACCAGACTCCCGAGCCAGAACCAAATAGCGCTCAATACGTGAGAGGTTAAAGTCATCATTCAGGGACGAAACAATAAAAACACTATCGACATTGGCAGCGATCATCTGCACCTGATGCCCCCCAGGTGCCATACGCTCAAACTGGCTGCTGCGGCTCAACAAACGCACGAAATATCCACTGCTCTTCTCTAACAACAGCCAATCCCCCACCGCGGGCAAATTAGCCACAAGACTCCCGGTTAGGGGAAGGGACACAGCCCCCTGCTCGCCGGCCAATTCCAGGCGACTGCGGTGCACAGCCATAATCCGCAGCGGCAAACACTGCTCGAGTTCGTCGAGCGTCAGCTGCTGTTGGAAAAAAGACTTCCAGCCGAGTTTTTGTAGCGGAGAAGCTTCCCGCTCAATTTTGATAGATGCGGATTTAGTACCGAGTCTGTTAACAGACCGACGGGTAAAGTGAGATTTACTCAAGATTGAAACCCTCTGGGCGCAACAAAGCGCCAAGCGACCGCAAATACGCGGCCAACAGAGCTTTCTCTGGGAAAGCCCGACGTCTAGGAATCTATCGCCGGGCGTGGGCAGCGGGAGGCTGCTACTGGACCCGACGGAGGGTTGCAACAATCATCAATCATCCTCCGCAGTTATTGAGTTCTGGATTCCGCCAAAGTATCTGGCGGGTTATGGGCAAATTAGCACTACCAGGGGATAGGAGCAAGTCGATTGGCCTTGGAAGCCTCTTAGTAATTGCCCCGTCACAAAAAGCAAAGCCGGCAAAAGCCGGCCTTCGAATCCGATTACAGCAGGTGCATCACCTTTCTCGACCCACAGTAACCTGATCAATTGAGTATAGAACCGACTTTCCTTCTCGCCACCTCTTCTACTCGCGAATCATCTTCTCTAGCGGGCATTGCCACAAGATGACGTTTTTATAAAGGTTTTATGACACCCCCAACCACCTCCCCCAGACCTCCACCTCCTCGGGGTGGGAGGCCGTCAATGCGTGACTGCGATTCAATACCAATTGAGAGAGCCGCAACAAGTACAACAAAAAATGGGGAGCGCTATGCCAATAACTAATTTCACGGGGCCCGGCACAGCCGGCACAAGAGGCGGGCTGATTCTGGGGGCAGTCTTCTGCTCCATCCAAATACCGGTTTGGGCATCTGACACACCAAATCCCACAGAGGTCAATATTCCCGGCAACCTACAAAGCCAACTGGGCTGCGATGGCGACTGGCAACCAGGTTGTGTCGCCACCCTGCTCCGCTATGACAGCGAAGACGACAAATGGCAGGGCAGCTTTTGGATACCAGCCGGCAACTGGGAGTACAAAGCCGCTCTCAACAACAGCTGGCATGAAAATTATGGCAGGGGCGGCCAGCGGGACGGCGGTAATATTTCCCTTAGCCTGGATGAGGCCCGCGAAGTTAAATTTATCTATGACCACGAGAGTCACTGGATCACCGATAACCACAATAGCGTGATCGCCACTGTAGCCGGCAACTTCCAATCCCTGCTGGGGTGCCCGGGAGACTGGCAACCCGGTTGCCTACTCAGCTGGATGCAGGATGCCGATGGAGATGGCAACTACACCTTTATCACCTCAGCGCTGCCTGCCGGTTCCTATGAATTCAAGGTAGCTCTGCACGAAGGCTGGGAGGAGAGCTACGGCAACAATGGAGCCAACGTCAGCTTTACCGTGGCCGCCGATTACGACGAAATCTACTTTGCTTTTGACTCGAATAGTAAAGAAGTCACCGTCAGCAGTGATGGCTTCGCCAAGGGTGACCTGAGCAGCGATAAAGCGCACTGGGTGGATACCAGCAGCTTTGCCTGGGATATCCAGGTGCAGGAAGGTACCAAGGTTAAATTGCACTACAGCAACACCGCCGAGCTAAAACTGGAGGACGGTGATATCCGTTCCGATGGCACCATCGATCTCACCCCTCTCGCCACCCTGCCCGGCAGCGCCCAACAAAAATTCCCGCACCTGGCCAGTTTCAGTGCCTGGCAATTGCCAGGGCAGGCCTCCATCAGTGATCTGGTCACCCAGCAACTCGCACTCGCCGCTTACGATGCGGAGGGCAAGTTACTGGATGCAACTGGTGTGCAGATGGCCGGAGCCCTCGATGATCGCTTCTACTACGACGGTGAACTCGGTGCCCGTGTCGGCGAGGAGAATATCCAGCTCGATCTTTGGGCTCCCACCGCACGGGCAGTAAAGCTGCACCTGTTTACAGACTCCAGCAGCGATAGCGCCGATCAGGTGGTATCCATGCTGCGCGATGAATCTACCGGGGTTTGGAGTGCCGATATCGACAAGCAGTGGGACCGCAGTTTTTATCTCTATGAGGTCGAGGTGTACTCCTACTTCAGCCGCCAGATTGAAACCAACCTGGTCACCGACCCCTATTCCCTGAGTCTCTCCATCAATAGTGGCAAAAGCCAGATCGTCAACCTGAATGACCGGGACCTGAAGCCGCGCGGTTGGGATCGCCTGCGCAAGCCCAGGTTAACCCAGCCGGAAGATATCAGTGTCTACGAGCTGCACGTACGCGATTTCAGTATTGCGGATCAAACTGTCCCCGAAGCAGAGCGCGGCACCTTCAAGGCTTTC encodes:
- a CDS encoding multidrug efflux SMR transporter; this translates as MAWFYLILAGLCEIGWVLGLKISQGSNTRLLGVVMAMVFIGISGFLLWLAQREIPIGTSYAVWTGIGAAGAFAVGVLFFGDSTSLGRYLGVLLIILGVVTLKLSH
- the rsgA gene encoding ribosome small subunit-dependent GTPase A, yielding MSKSHFTRRSVNRLGTKSASIKIEREASPLQKLGWKSFFQQQLTLDELEQCLPLRIMAVHRSRLELAGEQGAVSLPLTGSLVANLPAVGDWLLLEKSSGYFVRLLSRSSQFERMAPGGHQVQMIAANVDSVFIVSSLNDDFNLSRIERYLVLARESGCSPHLILTKADLCEDIAPFLQALRPFGELPVALVNSLDRESVAQLRQWCLPGETIALLGSSGVGKSTLLNALSGESLAETGTIREADSKGRHTTRKRSLHSLSWGALLLDSPGMRELGLVHVEDGVAETFSDIAALSRDCRFSDCQHQSEPGCAVQEAITGGSLDDRRLRNWQKLQQELSRNGQTLAQKRAGDRALSQMYRSVQNQARKRKYSEN